The genomic interval TCTATTGTTGTTTTCTTCAGGAATTGGGGTTGGGATATATGGTATAACCATTGATTCAGCACTTATCACTTATTTTCCTTTACTAGGTCTTTTATTAGGCGGAATCCAATTAAATTATTGGTTGCGCAAACCAGTGAAAAAGATGCACTGGTTATTTGAACATTTTGGAGGAATGATTGCTTGTAGTATTTCAACGGTTACGGCCTTTACTGTATTTGGAGCTCCAAGATTATTAAACATTCAATCTTCAAGCCTGCTTTTATGGCTGCTTCCGACATGTATTCTTGTTCCAGTATTAATCGGCTTTACAATGTATTATGAAAGAAAATTTAATAGAAAGAAAAACGATTCCTCTATAAATATTTAATGAATAGTATAATATATAATACTTTTTAATAGAGGAAGGCATAATGTCGGTGGTCGTAACAAAAAAAAATGTGTTTTAAAAGAAGTTCAACAAATCGCTATGTTTACAATTAATGCTATTATTGTGGTTGTTCTAGGCAGTAACTTTAAAAAGAGTTCAGCACATTAAAAATTAATGGATATAAACAAAATGCCCAGTTGATTTTTTATCAGTTGGGCATTTTGTTTATATAAATAAAGAGGAATTTTATCTATGATACTAGAGATTTAGGATTCTATATAAACAAGTCATTGAGATAATGAAGAATTTATTTTAACTTTATAGCATTACCAGTAGTAGTTTGTAATTCTACAAGTAAGAATAGTATATAAAGATAAGCGGTTTCAATAATACACGAGGTATTCTTTTTAAAAGCATTCATAAACATTTTCATAGGAATCTTCCTTTCCTCAATGTAATCTATACTAATATCATACTGATAATCCTATTTTAAATCTTTATTTGTGTTAGAATATGTGACGTTCTTTTTATGCATATTTAAGGAGTTATATAAGTGCCAATCTACATGATTGTGATAAAGGAAGCGGAATAAAAGCAACCTCATCAGCAAAATGCGTATATTAAACTGAATTGGTTTGAGCCGTCGTTTGCAATACAGTGTTATGATGTAAAAGGGTGTCCGTCCCTTTCAACTGTTTTACCGGGATGGTGGAGGCGTGGGAGGGTGTCAAAGAAAGTTTCGACATCATCAATCTCAAGTCAATTTTTATAAACGAAATAGAACACAAGAAAATTGAAAAATATGCTTAGAACTTGAAGAGAGGATATTTCTGTGCAATTATCCATTCATTCTCTTTACGAATTTAGGGGGAAGGAATAAGTAAGAAGTTATGAAAAAAATTGAAGTTCAGTATCAGCCAAAATCACGCCTTGCTCTTCGCTCAAAAACGTTCAGGATGTTTACATATGGAAGTTTAGTGACTCGAGTAGGGGATTGGATGGATTTAGTCGCCTTAAATTGGGCAGTGTTACAATTCACGAATTCTCC from Peribacillus asahii carries:
- a CDS encoding DUF2306 domain-containing protein; translation: MEIFSLFRIVHIVAGFVALVLFWIPMVTKKGGKVHNIIGWIYVYAMSAVAISAFYMGVYRVFFDNQADADRISFSWFLIFISILSGVSAWYGIRVLRFKKRKDTHRKVIDLLVSLLLFSSGIGVGIYGITIDSALITYFPLLGLLLGGIQLNYWLRKPVKKMHWLFEHFGGMIACSISTVTAFTVFGAPRLLNIQSSSLLLWLLPTCILVPVLIGFTMYYERKFNRKKNDSSINI